The genomic region GCGGGACGAATGGGAATGCACAGGAGGGCGCGCACTCCTGCCTCGTCGAGGGAGCGGTCCGATCCAATCGCCCCGGCGGGGAGAGCCTGACAATCGGCGATCGCCACGACTCCGGCTCCCGTGAATGGCGGGATGGCGTCGAGCAGGACGGTCCATTCGTCCCGTTCGGCGCAACAGTCGGGCACTCGTCCCCAACAGCCTTCGAGGCGCACCGCACGAGGGAGATCGAGATCGCCGCCAACGCGCCATCGGGCGATCGTCGCCCCGGTCACTCCCAAGGCTTTGCCGATCTCCGCCAAGCAGTGATTCCAGTCGATCCGTCCGGCGGCGATCGCCCGCCACATCGGTCTGATGACTTCCTGGAGGCCGACCCCGGGCTGGGACTCGTTCCTCGGCGGCTGGGCGGTCCGACGGCAGGAGAGGCGCACCCGGCGATCGCTTATCTGGCGCGCGATCGTCGCTTCGACCCAAATCGCGGCTCCATCTCGGGTTGTCAACCGGAAGGGGGGGATCGTCATGGGGTTGGGGACGAGGTTGCCGTTGCGATCGCCCAGAATTGGGGCTGAGGTCTGCAACACGAACGGGCGATCGCGCCCATCGACGTAGTCGATCCAGGGCGTACCGATTAAGCTTGACTCGGCGTAGCCCAGGATGGCGACGATTCGCGGATCGACGGCCACAATTTGACCTGACGGTTCGAGGATTAAGTCCATCGATTTACCTATGCGATCGAGCGTGCAACATTTGACGCTTCCCTTGGGTTGAGTCCGGCGTTCCAGGGCATCTGTCTCCCCAACTCCGGGGGATGGGAATTCCTGGGACGACGAGTGGCGATCGCCCCGTGGCGCTGGTCGGTTTCTCGGGCGTTTTAGGTATATTCGCCCTTTACAGCGTTGCGGTCGAGGTCTTTTGAGATAATACGGGCGATCGCGGCGACCGATCCCCTCGTTTGGTTCGCTGTTGCGTTTCATTGCTTGAGTTCTATCCCTGTGTCCGATCGATCTCAGGCTCAGATCCGGTGCCTGTTGCTACCCGAATCGCACCACCGCCCGCCGTCCGGGCATCCTTTGCTCGAACGTACTTTTGGTGACGGTTATTCATGGCAAACGGGCGATCGGAACGGTTGCTCGGTTCTCAACAGCCCTCAGCCCAGGTCTGGCGTGCGATTTCCCCTGCAGTTCTCCCCTGCGTCAGATGTCTTCTCGCTCGCATCGAGCGCAGCTTACAACGACTTCAAGCTCAATGTAGCTAAAAACACTGAAATATACAAATACCAATTCTGGAGATTGTGGTCGTTACCGACCTCGCCCCCAATTATTAGTATTTACAGCACAAAATACCCGAGTGCGATTTTCTCAATCCAATGCGCTCGAATTGCCGTGCGTATTGAATTGTTCTCCACCGCGACCGCTTAGCGCGATCGCCCGTTTCTGCGCGTCCCACTCCCTTTGTTTTTGGCAAAGCCCAGGAGTTGGTGTAACTGCTCGACCTCCTCGGGAGTCAACTCCCGCCATTGCCCCGGTTCTAACCCGGTTAAGTGCAAGTGCGCGATCGCGGCGCGCACTAAGCGCAAGGTAGGAAACCCCACCGCCGCCGTCATCCGCCTGACTTGACGATTTTTCCCTTCCGAAAGGGTCATCTCCAGCCACGCCGTCGGTACCGTCTTGCGATACCGAATCGGCGGGTCTCGCGGCGGTAACTCCGGTTCCCCCCCCAAGAGCTTGACCCGCGCCGGGAGCGTTCGATAATTCTTAATTTGCACCCCTTTTCTGAGTCGCTCTAATGCCTTCCGGTCGGGAATTCGCTCCACTTGCACCCAGTAGGTGCGCGGGTGGCCAAATTGCGGATGGCTCAAGCGATGCTGCACGCGATCGCAATCGGTCAGCAACAACAACCCTTCACTATCTCGGTCGAGACGACCGACGGGATACACCTGCGGAACAGAAATAAAATCTTTCAACGTCAAACGTCGCTTTCCTCGGCTTTCTCCCTCGGTGTCTGTAAACTGACTGAGAACGTCGTAAGGTTTGTAAAATAGCAGATATCGATAAGTCATTGGCTTGCAATCATTATAGATCCTTTGCGTGCGATCGCCCGGTTATTTGAGGCGAACTTCATGGTTTGTAATCCAATCTTCTCCCTTCTCTAGCCCGCAATTGTCGCACGCAAATTCCCCCGCGATCCCGACGCGATCGACGGGGATCGCGATCGCCCGCTTCTAACAACAACAGCTCGCCCTCTAAAATAAGAACGGTCTTTGATTCTCCCCCATTGTCACCCCATACCATGACTTCATCATTTTTGCTCGCCCGTCTCCTCTTTCAATTTGCCAACGAAGCTGATGATTTAATCGCCGATTTATCCGCCGTTACCCTCAGTCCCGATGGTAGTTTGTGGATCGCCTCCGATGAATTAACGAGCCTCGATCGCCTCTCTCGTCTCGATTCTTGTACCTTCGGCGATCGTCGTCAATTCCCCCTCACCCAATACCTCGACCGCGTCAATGCCGAACAAGAAATCGACATCGAAGGCTTAGACTACCACCGTTCCTACCTCTGGTTTACCGGATCTCACAGTAGCAAACGTAAAAAACCCAAAGGCAAAAGTCGTAAAAAAGATTTAGACCGATTAACCCGAATTGAAACCGAAGAAAATCGTTATTTACTCGGACGCATTCCTATCAGTCGCGGCGAACTCTTTAAAGTCCATCCCGGTCAAACCGACGCCGAATGTTACGAACTCACCGCCGCTTGTCTCTCCTCCGAAGATACAGATCGCCTCCTTCTCGACGCCCTCAAAACTGACGACCATTTAGGACTGTTTGTCACGGCGGGAATTCCCAGTAAAGAAAACGGCCTCGATATTGAAGGTTTAGCCGTCCGCGATCGCCGTTTATTCCTCGGTTTGCGCGGTCCGGTTTTACGCGGCTGGGCCGTCATTCTCGAACTCGAAGTCAACGACACCGAACCGGGTATTTTAACCCTCAACACCTTCGATAAAACCGATCGCCCCTATCGCAAACATTTCGTCAATTTGAATGGGAATGGCATTCGCGATTTATGTTTCGACGGCGACGACCTCTTAATCCTCTCCGGACCGACCATGGATTGCGAAGGCTTGATGAAAGTCTTTCGCTTGAAAGATGCTTTAGACGCCAAAAAAGATATGTTTTCCGATCGCGATTCCGGCGATTTAGAAGAAGTTTTCGATCTCCCCTTTCACTTCGGCCAAGATCGGGCGGAAGGATTGGCGGTCTTTTCCGGATTTGAAGGCGAAAAATCCCTTTTAGTCGTTTACGATTCCCCCAATCCCGAACGAATCGTCGGCGGGCGATCGATCGTCATGGACGTCTTTAAACTGTAATCAAACTGTAACTGACGGCTGTTTTTACAGTCAGGAGATAGGCTTTCCCCGATCGCCTCCATCGAGGATTCCCCAACTCCCTAAAAAAAGAGAAACTCCAATGGAGTCCCCCTTTTTATGGTTAAGTACCGTGCCACCCGTTAAAGATTGCGGAATTCTTAAAAACGGGGGCAGTGAAAGTCCCCCTTTTTAAGGGGGATTTAGGGGGATCGAAATGTACCGCCCAACAGCGAAAACTGCTCTATGGGTTTTGCAAATGCGATCGCACCCTCGCGCAATAAAAAACCCGGCTTCCTCAGAAACCGGGTTAAACCTTAAAGGTTAAAGTTAAGCAAGTTAAGCAGGTAGTTGAAATTGAGATCGATCCGCTTTCGTTTCCGTGCGTTGTTGCAACTTGCGAATAATTTCAGTTTTTTCCAACAGTCCGACTAATGCCCCATTTTCGCCGACGACGGGCAACTCGTTAATTTGTTTTTCTTCTAACAAGCTCACCACTTCGAGTAAGGAGCGATCGGAGGTAACGGTTAAGGTGTCTTCCATCGGTTTGACCAATTCCCTCACTTGAGTTTTGGGCCAGTCAGCCGTAGAAACTAACTTGAGATCGTCTACGTTCAACGTACCGATGAGGCGATCGCTTTCGTCAGTGACTAAGAACTTGCGCCATTTTTCTTTACCGATGACGTAGTTATTCGCAAACTGGCGCAGGGACAAGTCCGCAGAAACGATCGGGCTGTTTTCGCGATCGACTACATCCGCCGCCGTCAGGGCTGAAAGTCGGTCTTGAACCGTCGCCGATTGAGCCGCAAATCCAGCATTTTGTAACAAGAACCAACCGATTAAGATATTCCAAATGCTGTTAAAGTTACCGTAGAACAGCAGGGGAATTGCACCGGAAAGAATGGCAATCCAGCCAATCACTTGACCGACTCGTCCGGCAAAGTTAATCCCTTTATACGGATTTCCGGTAATTTTCCAAACGATCGCCTTGAGGATATTACCGCCGTCGAGGGGTAAACCGGGAATCAGGTTAAAGAGGGCAACCACTAAGTTAATCGACGCCAGCAACGCCAGCATGGCACCGAGTGGGCCACTCGCTCCCGTTGCAATCCCGATCGCACTGAAGGTAGCAAAGAGCGCCAAACTCACTAACGGTCCGGCGATCGCCACCCAAAACGCTTGAGCGGGACTGTCCGATTCTTTTTCTAAACTTGCCAACCCCCCAAATAAGAATAAGGTAATTGATTTGACATCAATCCCTTGTTTGAGGGCAACAAAACTATGCCCCAATTCGTGAGCTAAGACCGACGCAAATAGCAATAATGCCGACACAAATCCTAAAATCCAAGGCAGAATTCCGCCCATCGAAAATTGGCTGGCCAGCAAGCCTCCATAACTTAAGGTCACTAGACCCAGAACTAAAAACCAAGAGGGATTAATATAAAAAGGTATGCCGAATAAATTACCAACTCGAATGTTGTTGTTCATATAGAACCTCCTTTTTTTAAAAGCTCAAGGCTTTTTGGCCTTTCGCTATTCTTAATGTAACAAATTGTAAAATTTTTTCAATCTATCGCAGGTAGTAGTTCCCGTCATTGCGAGTTCGGTTATCGGAAATGAGCTGTTCAGTCGGTCAATCCCCAGGGCGATCGCCGCTCCACTGCCCTTTCATGACGGAAAACCGAACATCGCGATCGGTTTTCCTCCGGGGAATATCGCCATCTTAAGTGATTGGTCACCCGAATCGGGAGCAAGATGCTCCCATTCCCAAGGGGTTGGGGCGATCGACGCCGCCAGAGTCCCGCCAAAATTGCAAGCTGGGGCATGATGATGAGGAAAAATTGAGCGGTTCGGTCGGCGGGAGTGGTTGGCAAGTTTTCCGAAAAAGATCGGTTCGAGATCGAACGGAGATCGGCTCGAAATTCATCAAGCAATCCATTGTAAAATCTGAAGATTGTAGAAGGCGATCGCCTCGACTCATTGGAGAATCTAACTCAGTCTTTCTGAAATTGAGAAGCGTTCGTTATGACCTCGGTAAATTAACAGCGATCGGGGTCAATGGGACAGCACTGGACAAGTCAATAAAATTGAATGATACAATAACCAAAATCCCTCGATCGCCCTTGTGAATTATGCGCCCTTTACAACTTTCTCTAGAAGGTTTTACCAGTTTTCGCCGAGAACAAAATCTCGATTTTACCGAGTTGGACTTGTTCGCAATTACCGGGGCGACGGGGGCGGGGAAATCTTCCCTACTGGATGCCCTGACTTATGCGTTATATAGCACGACGGCGCGCACCAAGCAAGTTGCGGAATTGGTCAGTCAGGGGGCGGAAACTTTAAAAGTGCGATTGTGCTTTGCCGTTCTCGGAAGTTCGTATCGAGTGACCCGGCGCTGGCGCTACCGACCGAGTACCCCGGTCACGAAGGTGTTGTTAGAGAAACAGTTGGCGGATGGGAGTTGGGAAACCCTCGAAAGCAAGGAACGGGCGGCGAATAAGGCGATCGCGGAGATTCTCGGGATGGATTTCGATACGTTTACCCGGGCGATCGTCCTGCCGCAAAATCAATTTGACGAGTTTTTAAAGGGAAATACGGCAAAAAGACGGGAAATCTTGCGTCAGCTTGCTGGATTTGAGATCTTCGAGAAAATGCGCAAACAAACGAACGATCTATCCCGATCGCTCAAACAAGAAGTCGCCGCGTTGGAACGACAGATCGCCGAGTTGGAGGTTCCGGAAACGGTAGAGGTGGAGTTGAAGCGATCGCAACTCGCTCAATTGGAGGCGGATTTTCCGCAATTTTCCCGAGAAGCTCGACAAGCTCAAGTGCTTTTAGATGAAGAAGAGCGCCTATTCGCTCAAATTGTAAAATTGCGAAAAGTACGCGAGCAATTGGAGGAGTTGGAGGGGCGATCGCCCGAGATCGAAGGGACGATCGCCCGCCTCGATCGCGCGATCGCCGCCCACGAATTACAAGGGGATTGGGCGTTAGTGAGAGAAATTCGCCAACAAGTGAAAACGGCAAGTAGTGCGCTACAGTCCGCATCGAAGCGCTTAGTACAAGTAGAGCGACAAGTCGAGCTGAAGCAAAGTGAGTTAGACGCCGAACGCGCGCGCCAAGCGGAAATCTTGCCCCAATTGCAGGCTCGCGAAGCGGCGATCGCCTCGGCGAAGGTTTACGAAGAACAACGGCAACAGTTAGAGAGAGACCTGGCGATCGCGGAAAAACAGGAGAAAGAGAAGCAGAAACAGTTAAAAGAAGCGCAGAAACAGTTAAAAGAGGCGCAAGATCGCTTCGATCGCGCCGAGGCTGTTTTAAAACAAGCCGATCGTCAATTAGAAGGTCTGGCGCCCGGCGGGGAACGGTTGACCCAGTTGCAGGCGATCGCGCCGTTACTGGTGGAATGGGGCTTAGTGAGACAGCAGCTCGAACGATCGCGGCAACAGTGCGATCGCGCGATCGCCGAACGAGAGACGGCGCAAGGGGAATTAGCCGGAGCGCGATCGCGGCAGGAGGAGGCAGCCAACCGCTTGCAGGATGCCCGCAAAGCCGTGGAAGGAGCGGAACGGCAGAATCTCGACATCGGGCGATCGAACCATGCCGCCGCATTACGCATGTCTTTACAACCCGGGGATACCTGTCCCGTGTGCGGCGGCGTCCATCCGGAAGCGGCAGCCTTGCCGCCTTTAACGGAACAAGCCCCGATCGATCTCGCGCCGTTGCGATCGCGCGAAGCCAAAGCGCAGCAAGGGTTACAAGCGGCACAAACTGAACTGAGCAAGGCGGAAGCGAACCTCGACCGTTGCCGCCAGCGCCAAGAAGAAATGGAGGAACAAAGAGAGAGCAACGCACGGGAAGAAGCCCGCTTGCGCGCCGAAATTGCCTCGGTGTTGGGGATGGGGCAAGACGAAGCGCTGGAGGTGGCGCCCTTGCAGGCGGAACGGGAAGCCTTGGAGGCGCGGGATGCCGAGTATCGCGAAGGGCTGGCGGCGCAGGAAAAGGCGGCAGCACAGCGATCGCAGGCGGAACAGGGCCTAGAGTTTGCGCGCCGGGGCGATCGCGCGGCCCAGGCGGAAGCGACGGCGGCGACGGAAGCGCGCGATCGCGCCCGCGAGGGGGTGGAACGAGTGCGGGCGAAATTGCTAGAGTTAACTGAGGGTAAGGCTTACGAGGTGTTAGTTCAAGCTTTGGAACGGGACAAGCAAGCCCTGGGCGATCGCCTGCAAGCGGCGGAAAGTGCCTATCAAGCGGTGAATACCCAGCTCATCCAAGGGCGAGAGAACGTCCAGCAAGCACAAAGTACCTTACAGGGGGCGATCGCCAAACAAGAGGAGTCCGAGGCGACGTGGGGAGAACGGTTGGAGGCGGCAAACTTCGACGAGGAGAGCTTTTTAGGGGCGGTGGCGTCGGCGGGCGATCGGGCCGCGTGGCAGCAGGCGATCGCCGACTATCGGGAAATGAAAGTAGAATTGAATACTCGCGTGCGAGATTTAGCGGAGACGATCGGCGATCGCACCACCGACGAACGGGCGATCGGCGATCGTCGCCAAGCCAAGCAGGAAGCCGAAAAACTGCTTGCTGAGGCCCAAGAACGGCGGGTCGAGTTGGGGACGTGGTTGCAAGATGCCGATCGCAAGTTAGAACAAGGCGATCGACTCACTCAAACCTTAGAAACCGTCAGCGCCACTTACGAAACGTATCACACTTTGGCTCAAAGCCTCAAAAGCAACGAGTTTCAAGCCTATATTTTAGAACATTTAGAAGCCGAACTCGTCGATCGCGCCACCTTGTTACTGCGCGAACTTACCGACGCCCGTTATACCTTACGCATGGAAGAAGGGGAATACTGGGTCGAGGATAACTGGAATGGCGGCGAACTGCGCCGAGTTCGCACCCTCTCCGGCGGCGAAACCTTTGCGGCGTCGCTGTCGATGGCGATCGCCCTTTCCGAAAAACTCTCGATGGGCGCCGAATTGGGCAGTTTATTCTTAGATGAAGGCTTCGGAACCTTGGACGGGGAAACCTTAGAAAGTGTCACCCACATTTTAGAATCCCTACGCCAACAAAACCGCCTCATTGGAATCATCACCCACGTCAAATCCCTCGGCGAACGCCTCCCCACCCAGGTGAAAGTGTATAAATCCCCCCAAGGATCTCGCCTGGAAATCGAACGCTTGTAGGCGATTGTTAGCGTCGTGACCTTGCTTTCCTGTTTTGCTCTCCCAGTCTGTGGTTGAATTCATCCCCGATTTGAGCAATGCCCAAAAAAAAGAAAGAGATCGCCCCCAAAAGAGCGATCGCCTTCTTTTACTCTTCTTCATAACCGACGACGTCTCGAACCCGCGCTTGGATCTGCGCGTGTCGTTCTACGCCTTCGTAAGCATACCGATTATAACGATTTTTCTGGATTAACTCTTCGAGATAGGTGACGCGATCGGATGACGCCGGGTGAGAGGACAACCAAGTTGGAGGACGGCCCCGTTCTTCGTCTAACTCACTAAAGGTCACCATTAAATTGCGTAATCCGTCTGCGGCATAGTTAGAATTGGCCAATACCCGAGACCCGAGAATGTCCGCTTGTCGTTCGTTTTGGCGACTGTACGCCCGACCGATTAACGCCGCAATCAAGTCGCCCATCGGTACGACTCGGTTTAAATTGGAGAGTAAGGTCCCTTGGACGACGCGCTGATAGCCGTGGGATAAGACGGCGTGGGCGACTTCGTGACCCAACAGTCCGGCGAGTTCCGCTTCCGAGTTGGTTTGCATCAACGCCCCGGTATTGACAAACACTTTGCCGCCGGGAAGGGCAAAGGCGTTGAGATTATCGTCGTCCACTACATAAAATTCGTACTCGAACTCGTCGCGTCCCATCAGACGGGCCATTTTTTGTCCGACTTCATCGACGTAGTTGACGATTTGCGGATCTTCGACCATCGGCAATTGTTGGCGGAAGGCTTCGGCAAATTGACCGCCGAAGGAGGACTCGCCTTGTAGCAACATCATGGTAACTTGCAAGGCGGGGATGGTTCCGGAAGCGTTCCCGGTTAGCACTAAATCGCCGACGGAGAGGACTCCGGAGAGGATGGTCTGACCGATCAGTTTGCGTTTGATTTTGGAACGATAACGCCCCAGACTTTCATCGGCGATCGCCTTATATTCGTCCGCCTGGGGATGGTCGGGATTGAGGACGGCGAATTGTCGGGCGGCGATCGAAGCTTCCAGCCATTTTTCCTGGGCTTGGAGGACTTCGACTTCCGCTTCGATCAGGGCTTGATTGTCGGGATAAAGGCTGGTGGCGCGTTCCATCACCGCGATCGCCTCGTCGCCGCGATCGTATTTCAGCAAGGCTTTGACCAGCAGGACGTGACCGGGGATAAACTCCGGATAGTCCGCCACCAGTTTTTCTAAGGGAACGAACAGACGAGTTTCTAGATCTTGTTCCCATCCCGCTTGGGCTTCGCGCCAGTAAACTTTCGCCGCCCCTGTCAGTTGGCTTTCATCGACGATCGCCTCGCGGATTTCGCTGGCGCCGCTATGTTCGGGAAACGGTCTTTTGACTTCCCGGTAAAGCTGTTCCGCCGCCGCAATCTGTCCTTGCAAGTAGAGGCGATCGGCTTCGACAAGTTTTTGAAAGGCACTCGATCCCGGCTCGAAGGCAATTTCCTGGGTCTGGGATAAAGTAGATAAGGCTGGGGTAAAAGTGGTTAGCAGGTTCAACCCGGTAAATAAACCCGCCCCCAAGATGCCCCACAAGATATGTTGGATCCGTTTCATAGGGTTTGCTTTCCTCAATCGCTGTTTGGGCTTCGACGTTCTCGGTCTTACGTATTTTAAACAGTCTGTCGAATCCCTATAAGATCTAGAATTCACTCAGTCCTTTTGTGTTTCCGAAGGCGATCGTTTTTTCGGAAAATTGGCGGTTTTTTTGTTCACTTCGAGCAGCTTCGATGTTTTTCATCTGTTTTAGGCGATCGCACTTCTTCCTTCTCCCTAAAGAGCCAAAGTTAGCCCCCTCGATTCTGCGGTTAAATGTGTGATAGAGATTGTTTCAATCGGGAATAAAATTAGCCAAGGATTGTTTCACCAGGCATTATAGAAGTGTTGGCAAAAAACTTCTTTGTCGGAGACAGAGATGGTAGGGTGCGTTAGTCGGGGGTAAATTTATGCCTACAATGAATCATCTATATTCCCGACGTAACGCACCTTTTTCTACTACCCAAAAATAAATTTAACCGACCGAGAAACCGGGTTTCTATGACCATATTGGTGGGGTGACAGAGATGGTAGATGGTAGGGTGCGTTAGTCGGGGGTAAATTTATGCCTACAATGAATCATCTATATTCCCGACGTAACGCACCTTTTTCTACAAACATAAAGGTGCGTTACGTCGGATTGCTAAATCTCGGTCAAAATCCCAATTTTGTTGCCGACTAACGCCCCCTACCCAAAAATCAATTTAACCGACCGAGAAACCGGGTTTCTATGACCATATTGGTGGGGTGACAGAGATTATATAAACAGGTCCCGGTTTCTGCGCGGCCACAAAAATACGATCGCCCTTTTCTTCCTTTCTGTCACTTCTGTATCATTGCCAGGATAGCATTGGCATAATCGTTATTTTCATCGACTAAGCACCAACTAATTGCGATCGAACAATCCAAAACAAACTGCATTAAAATCTTCGCCCTTCCTCAACGATCTGTCGAATAGAAGTTGGTGATAATGCCACTTCTTGCTGCAATTGTCACATTGTAGTGCAGGGGGCGAAAGAAAATGACCAGCGATCGTGGAAAGAGCGGTTCGCCCCCCTGCACTAGTCGGACTTGTAAATTTTGGTCTAAATTGTAATTTCGTTGCCAAAAATACGGAATCAAAATACATCTAATATCTAGAATTAATACAATATTAAGGATAACATGGCTACCCTATTTCTCCCTCTTGCCTTTTTTCTCTTGTCCATCGAGAGGCGATCGCCTCAACTATGATAGAATTGCTAAAATTGCCATTGTTGCCCAAGCTTTTAAAAGATCGTTGCCAATGAAATCCCCTATCGATTTTGTTACCCAACTCTACAGCCAAGCCCTTCGCAATCCAAAATCTCGCTGGATGGTGATTTTAGGGAGTTTGCTCTATCTCGTCAGTCCTCTGGATTTATCCCCGGATTTACTGCCGTTAATCGGACAAATTGACGATATTGCGCTTTTACTTTTGTTCGCTACTAGTATTTCTGAAATTATCCGCGAATGGTGGCAAACTCGTCAGGTGTTTGACGGGAGGGGAGTGGATGCGACGGGGGGCGATCGCGCGGAAACTTCGCAACAAACAATCGATGTCGATGCAGTTTCTCTCGATTAAGTTTCATCTAAATTCCATCGGGAGTAATTTCACGAAAGGGTTGAATTAAATCAGTCTCGATTGTCTCAATTTTACAACAAGTATTTCCTGTCAGAATCCTTTTAAAATTCAAAGATGACTCAAACTCTAAGTTCACAAGCCACCCAATTTTATCAATGGAAAGGGTATCGATGTGCTTATCGGGTCGATCGCCCCAACGCCGATTCCAATCAAGTTCCCCTGGTGTTAGTTCATCCGATTGGCGTGGGATTGTCGAAAGCGTTTTGGGATCGATTTTGCGATCGCTGGCGATCGTTACCGAATGCTAACCCGATTTACAATCCCGACTTACTCGGTTGCGGTGAAAGCAACATGCCCCATATCGCCTATACTCCCGCCGATTGGGCGCAGCAATTGCAGTATTTCCTCAAAAATATTGTCGGGCGATCGGCGATTTTGGTCGTGCAAGGGGCATTATTTCCCGTGGCGATTAAATTAGTCCAAATTGAAACCACTGGAGAGGAAAACCCCGACCGGGTTGCGAATCCTTTTGTGAAAGGATTGGTGTTGTCCGGACCGCCATCGTGGCCCTTGATTACCAAAGGGACGCCGCCCCTGCGTCAAAAATTGCTGTGGAATTTATTTTTTGATAGTTTAGTCGGACGGGGTTTTTATCGCTATGCCCGTCGTCGGGAATTCCTGCGATCGTTCTCAGTTCGGCAACTGTTCGATCGCCCCGAAGATGTGGGAGAAGATTGGTTGGGGATGCTGAAAAATGGCGCCAGCAACGAAGCGAGTCGTTATGCCGTGTTTTCGTTTTTAGCTGGATTTTGGCGAGAAAATTACCAACAACAAATCGAAGCGATCGCCCAACCGACCCTGGTTGTGATGGGCGAAAAAGCATCGAGTATCAGCAAAGAAGGCGAACGAGAAACTCCCGACGATCGCCTCAATGACTATCTCAAATATTTACCGAAAGGAGAAGGGACAAAAATCTCC from Oxynema aestuarii AP17 harbors:
- a CDS encoding DUF3616 domain-containing protein — protein: MTSSFLLARLLFQFANEADDLIADLSAVTLSPDGSLWIASDELTSLDRLSRLDSCTFGDRRQFPLTQYLDRVNAEQEIDIEGLDYHRSYLWFTGSHSSKRKKPKGKSRKKDLDRLTRIETEENRYLLGRIPISRGELFKVHPGQTDAECYELTAACLSSEDTDRLLLDALKTDDHLGLFVTAGIPSKENGLDIEGLAVRDRRLFLGLRGPVLRGWAVILELEVNDTEPGILTLNTFDKTDRPYRKHFVNLNGNGIRDLCFDGDDLLILSGPTMDCEGLMKVFRLKDALDAKKDMFSDRDSGDLEEVFDLPFHFGQDRAEGLAVFSGFEGEKSLLVVYDSPNPERIVGGRSIVMDVFKL
- a CDS encoding AAA family ATPase yields the protein MRPLQLSLEGFTSFRREQNLDFTELDLFAITGATGAGKSSLLDALTYALYSTTARTKQVAELVSQGAETLKVRLCFAVLGSSYRVTRRWRYRPSTPVTKVLLEKQLADGSWETLESKERAANKAIAEILGMDFDTFTRAIVLPQNQFDEFLKGNTAKRREILRQLAGFEIFEKMRKQTNDLSRSLKQEVAALERQIAELEVPETVEVELKRSQLAQLEADFPQFSREARQAQVLLDEEERLFAQIVKLRKVREQLEELEGRSPEIEGTIARLDRAIAAHELQGDWALVREIRQQVKTASSALQSASKRLVQVERQVELKQSELDAERARQAEILPQLQAREAAIASAKVYEEQRQQLERDLAIAEKQEKEKQKQLKEAQKQLKEAQDRFDRAEAVLKQADRQLEGLAPGGERLTQLQAIAPLLVEWGLVRQQLERSRQQCDRAIAERETAQGELAGARSRQEEAANRLQDARKAVEGAERQNLDIGRSNHAAALRMSLQPGDTCPVCGGVHPEAAALPPLTEQAPIDLAPLRSREAKAQQGLQAAQTELSKAEANLDRCRQRQEEMEEQRESNAREEARLRAEIASVLGMGQDEALEVAPLQAEREALEARDAEYREGLAAQEKAAAQRSQAEQGLEFARRGDRAAQAEATAATEARDRAREGVERVRAKLLELTEGKAYEVLVQALERDKQALGDRLQAAESAYQAVNTQLIQGRENVQQAQSTLQGAIAKQEESEATWGERLEAANFDEESFLGAVASAGDRAAWQQAIADYREMKVELNTRVRDLAETIGDRTTDERAIGDRRQAKQEAEKLLAEAQERRVELGTWLQDADRKLEQGDRLTQTLETVSATYETYHTLAQSLKSNEFQAYILEHLEAELVDRATLLLRELTDARYTLRMEEGEYWVEDNWNGGELRRVRTLSGGETFAASLSMAIALSEKLSMGAELGSLFLDEGFGTLDGETLESVTHILESLRQQNRLIGIITHVKSLGERLPTQVKVYKSPQGSRLEIERL
- a CDS encoding site-2 protease family protein, coding for MNNNIRVGNLFGIPFYINPSWFLVLGLVTLSYGGLLASQFSMGGILPWILGFVSALLLFASVLAHELGHSFVALKQGIDVKSITLFLFGGLASLEKESDSPAQAFWVAIAGPLVSLALFATFSAIGIATGASGPLGAMLALLASINLVVALFNLIPGLPLDGGNILKAIVWKITGNPYKGINFAGRVGQVIGWIAILSGAIPLLFYGNFNSIWNILIGWFLLQNAGFAAQSATVQDRLSALTAADVVDRENSPIVSADLSLRQFANNYVIGKEKWRKFLVTDESDRLIGTLNVDDLKLVSTADWPKTQVRELVKPMEDTLTVTSDRSLLEVVSLLEEKQINELPVVGENGALVGLLEKTEIIRKLQQRTETKADRSQFQLPA
- a CDS encoding alpha/beta fold hydrolase, whose product is MTQTLSSQATQFYQWKGYRCAYRVDRPNADSNQVPLVLVHPIGVGLSKAFWDRFCDRWRSLPNANPIYNPDLLGCGESNMPHIAYTPADWAQQLQYFLKNIVGRSAILVVQGALFPVAIKLVQIETTGEENPDRVANPFVKGLVLSGPPSWPLITKGTPPLRQKLLWNLFFDSLVGRGFYRYARRREFLRSFSVRQLFDRPEDVGEDWLGMLKNGASNEASRYAVFSFLAGFWRENYQQQIEAIAQPTLVVMGEKASSISKEGERETPDDRLNDYLKYLPKGEGTKISGRNVMPYETPGEFATAIAPFVRRLSSSM
- a CDS encoding M48 family metallopeptidase, producing the protein MKRIQHILWGILGAGLFTGLNLLTTFTPALSTLSQTQEIAFEPGSSAFQKLVEADRLYLQGQIAAAEQLYREVKRPFPEHSGASEIREAIVDESQLTGAAKVYWREAQAGWEQDLETRLFVPLEKLVADYPEFIPGHVLLVKALLKYDRGDEAIAVMERATSLYPDNQALIEAEVEVLQAQEKWLEASIAARQFAVLNPDHPQADEYKAIADESLGRYRSKIKRKLIGQTILSGVLSVGDLVLTGNASGTIPALQVTMMLLQGESSFGGQFAEAFRQQLPMVEDPQIVNYVDEVGQKMARLMGRDEFEYEFYVVDDDNLNAFALPGGKVFVNTGALMQTNSEAELAGLLGHEVAHAVLSHGYQRVVQGTLLSNLNRVVPMGDLIAALIGRAYSRQNERQADILGSRVLANSNYAADGLRNLMVTFSELDEERGRPPTWLSSHPASSDRVTYLEELIQKNRYNRYAYEGVERHAQIQARVRDVVGYEEE
- a CDS encoding pseudouridine synthase, translated to MTYRYLLFYKPYDVLSQFTDTEGESRGKRRLTLKDFISVPQVYPVGRLDRDSEGLLLLTDCDRVQHRLSHPQFGHPRTYWVQVERIPDRKALERLRKGVQIKNYRTLPARVKLLGGEPELPPRDPPIRYRKTVPTAWLEMTLSEGKNRQVRRMTAAVGFPTLRLVRAAIAHLHLTGLEPGQWRELTPEEVEQLHQLLGFAKNKGSGTRRNGRSR
- a CDS encoding DUF1232 domain-containing protein, translating into MKSPIDFVTQLYSQALRNPKSRWMVILGSLLYLVSPLDLSPDLLPLIGQIDDIALLLLFATSISEIIREWWQTRQVFDGRGVDATGGDRAETSQQTIDVDAVSLD